In the genome of Mesosutterella faecium, the window CTCCCGAGGAGGTTCTTGAGCACCCGAAGGAAGAGCGCACCCGGGGGTTCCTCAAGCGTGTGCTCTGAGGCTGTGCCCCGGTCTTTTTTAAGCTAAACTCGGCTCTGCCTTCCGGCGGCGCCGGGTTTTTTGTGTGCATGACCGCGCGCGTTTCCCGGGGGCGCGTTCCGCGCGGAAGGTGAAGAAGAATAAGAAAGGATACTGACAACCCCCGGAAACAAGGGTGCCGAAGGAGACGCACCCGCCCGCGGCTTGCGGCCGCGCCGCCCCTTTTTTGCTGCGCCGGGGCGGCCGGGCGCGCGGCCCTGCGGGTTCCGGCCGGCGGCCGCTCGTGCCGCAGGCCAGTTGAATTTCATGCGAAAAATACTCTATGGAGTCTGGAAGGGCGTCAAGTACGACAACACCCAGGGCGGGCACGCCGCCCCGAAGGATCTGCCGCTTGACAAAATCAACAACTTCAATCCCGGCAATCCGATTGACGCCCTCATCAGCAACTTTGGCTTTCTCGTCTTTGACGAGTCGGTGTCCCTCGCCGGCATTCTCGCCCGCTACTATTCCTACGTGCATGAGATCTCCTGCGGACGCTGCACGCCCTGCCGCACGGGCTCGATCCTGATCGAGATGGCGCTGCGGGATGCACACGCCGGGCGGGCCGCCGAGGTCGACTGGGACCACATCCTGGAGTCTGCCGAGCAGATGGAGCAGACGAGCCTGTGCGGCATCGGCCGCACCACCGCCGTGGCGATGATCGGTGCGCTCACCTTCTTCAAGGATCGGCTGCTCGCGCCCGCCAAGCCGATGAAGGGCGACATGTACCTCACGATGACCGCGAAGTGCATCGAGGCCTGCCCGGCCCACGTGAACATTCCGCGCTACATCGACTACGTGCGCGACGGGCATCCGGAGCTCGCGGCCGGGGTGCTGCTGCACCACTACCCGCTCGTGTCTACCTGCGGGCGCGTGTGCGTGAAGCCCTGCGAGAAGGCCTGCAACAGGAACGCCGTCGACGCCCCGGTGGCCATCAAGGAGATTAAGCGCTATATCTCCGACCACTCGGGAATGCCCATTTCCGAGCTTTTCAAGGGCATGGACCCGATGACCGACTACACGAAGGCCCGGGTCGCAGTGGTGGGGGCCGGGCCCGCGGGCCTGAACTGCGCCTACCACCTGCTCATGATGGGCTATCCGGTGGACATCTTCGACAAGGACCGGCAGGCGGGCGGCATGGCTCTCCGCGGCATACCGCCCTACCGGTTGCCCAAGGGCGTGCTGCAGAAGGAGACCGACGCGATCGGCGAGCTGGGCGGGGTCTGGCACTTCGGACAGAGGCTCGGGCGCGACTTCACCGTCTCGAGCCTCTTTGATGACGGCTACGGGGCGGTCTTTCTCGGCATCGGGTGCGCCGAGGGCGCTTACCTGGGACTGCCGGGCGAGGACACCAGCATGAAGGGCTACAGGAACGGCATTGACTTCCTGCTCGACATCGAGACCAAGGTGGCCGACGGGATTCTGCCGAGGATCGACGGCGACGTGGTGGTCGTGGGCTGCGGCAACGTGGCGATGGACTGCTGCCGCACCGCGCGCCGCATCGCCACCGGCAAGGTCCATGTGGTCTACCGCCGCACCGAGCAGGACGCGAGCGCCGACCCGGACGAAATCGAGGCGGCGCGCGAAGAGGGGATTGAATTCCATTTCCTCACCAACCCCGTCTCCATCCTTTCCGAGGACGGGCATGTGACGGGCGTGAAGCTTACCCGCATGCGCCAGACGGAGCGCGACGCGCGCGGCCGCCGCGGCGTCAAGCCGATTGAGGGCAGCGAGTACGACGTGAGCTGCTCGACACTCATCGCCGCGATCGGGCAGAAGGTTGAGCGCAACGTGCTTTCCGAGGCTGACGGCGTGCTGCTCGACCGCCGCGGAAACATTTCCGTGAACTCCGCCCTCGCGACGAGCCGCCCGGGCGTGTTCGCGGGCGGGGACTGCGCGAGCGGCCCCACGATCCTGATCGAGGGCCTCGCCAAGGGGCAGATGGCCGCCAACAGCATCGACGAGTATCTCTCGCGCGGCTCCGTGGGCTTCACGCCCCGCACCCGCATGGGCGAGATCATCCACGACTGCAGGCTGCTGGACGACGGCGCGGACTACACGCTCATTCTCAAGCGGCCGCGCGTCGAGACGCCGCACATCCCGGTCTCTGAGCGCAACAATTTCCGCGAGGTCGACCTTACGATCTCCACGGAGGCGGCCGAACACGAGGCCGAGCGCTGCATGCGCTGCTACAGGATGTACGCCGTGGTGACGCCCCGGCCCATTCCCGGCAACGACACCGACCGGCTCTATCGCAGGAAGCCCGAAACGGAGATGAAATGATGAAGGCCTGGATCAACAATCAGGAAGTCGAATTCACGGAGGGCGAGTCCATCCTCCAGGTGGCGAAGAAGGCCGGCATTTTCATTCCGACGCTCTGCGCCTTTCTGCCCCTTAACCACACGCCCGGCACCTGCCGGGTCTGCCTGGTCGAAATCGAGGACAAGAGCGCCCCGGGCGGCACCCGCGTGGTGACCTCCTGCACCACCCCGATGCTCGAGGGCATGCGGGTCATGACGCGCACGAGGCGCGTGCGGCGCATGCAGCGCCTGCAGATGGCCTGGATCTTCGCCGACCACGACCAGGACTGCGCGAGCTGCGTGCGCTACGGCAACTGCGAGCTGCAGGACGTCGCCATGTACGTGGGCCTCAAGCACAACACCTGCAACGGGCGCTTCACGACGCCGCGGCCCTTCGACCTCACGCAAAACGGGCTGCTGCGCGATGTGAACAAATGCATCC includes:
- a CDS encoding FAD-dependent oxidoreductase; translation: MRKILYGVWKGVKYDNTQGGHAAPKDLPLDKINNFNPGNPIDALISNFGFLVFDESVSLAGILARYYSYVHEISCGRCTPCRTGSILIEMALRDAHAGRAAEVDWDHILESAEQMEQTSLCGIGRTTAVAMIGALTFFKDRLLAPAKPMKGDMYLTMTAKCIEACPAHVNIPRYIDYVRDGHPELAAGVLLHHYPLVSTCGRVCVKPCEKACNRNAVDAPVAIKEIKRYISDHSGMPISELFKGMDPMTDYTKARVAVVGAGPAGLNCAYHLLMMGYPVDIFDKDRQAGGMALRGIPPYRLPKGVLQKETDAIGELGGVWHFGQRLGRDFTVSSLFDDGYGAVFLGIGCAEGAYLGLPGEDTSMKGYRNGIDFLLDIETKVADGILPRIDGDVVVVGCGNVAMDCCRTARRIATGKVHVVYRRTEQDASADPDEIEAAREEGIEFHFLTNPVSILSEDGHVTGVKLTRMRQTERDARGRRGVKPIEGSEYDVSCSTLIAAIGQKVERNVLSEADGVLLDRRGNISVNSALATSRPGVFAGGDCASGPTILIEGLAKGQMAANSIDEYLSRGSVGFTPRTRMGEIIHDCRLLDDGADYTLILKRPRVETPHIPVSERNNFREVDLTISTEAAEHEAERCMRCYRMYAVVTPRPIPGNDTDRLYRRKPETEMK